The Spirulina subsalsa PCC 9445 region GAAACAATTTCCCCAAGCCCGAACAACCTTTAAAAAAGCACTCGCCCAACGAAACCGGAAAGAATTTGACGAACCCTTACCCCCTAAACCCGATGAGATACAATGGACAATTCCCAACTTTCAAATCGTCGAAGAACCTGACCAAGTGATTCTCTCCCTTCCCGCCCCAACCCCCCAAACTATCTCCTTGTTCTCCTACGTTCGTCAAACTTTAACCCGATGGATTCACAACCACCGATAAACCCCCTCCTTTATGCTCCCAATTTACATTTATTTGCCTTTCATCTCTGGCGAGGATTGACAGGAGAAACCGATTCTCTAGTCTCCAATCCTCACCAACTATGGCAAAAGGGAGATGAAATCTTAAAGCGCTTAGGATTCCACGAACGTCTGCACCTCTACGGCTATCCTGAAGCCTCCCCAGAACCCCCCGGCGCTTACGTTAACCTCCACCCCCAAACCTGCCTGAAACTGGCGGGAAGACTGCCCTATTCTGACCTCAAAATTACCGGACGAGTGTTAACCTATCGCCTCTATGATAGCTATAGTTTAACCATTAATTTACGCCGTCCCGAACAAGAATATCAGCAAAAAACCCCAGAAGTCCCCCTAACTTTTTGGCGAAACTTAAACACAGAAGAACAAATTTTTCTCCCGGATTTTGTCCAAAGCTCATTAGGACAAACCCTGCTGTTAACGGCATTTTTACCCGCAACAGAAACGAATCAAAAGGCGCAAGATTTACAAGAATTTGCCCGCCGTTGTTTAGAACAGTTGATGCCCTCCCGCAAAATCAAACGCCCTCCTTTATACCACTGGGGAGAGGTATTCGGTAGCCCGATTTTTCAGTTTGGCGGTCAAGTTTTAGATGCCAATTTAGTCGAAGAAGCGGAGATACAACCTCATATTTTGGTTCTTCTCTGGCGTGATGAGTTAGCAAGTGCTAAGTTTGTGGATGCCTATGAGCGGTTCATCAATTTATTCTATTATCGCAATAAGGTTCTTGCAGCTTATAGCGAAACTCGGACACTGTACCGTAAAACCTACCAAGCCTATACAGATTTAGAGAAAAAAGTCAAGAATTTTAAAGGTTTATTAAGCCAAAAAAGTAGCGGGCAACAGTTGAGCGAGGGGGAATTAAGGGAACTCAAAAGCGTTTTAAAGGAGTTGGCTGTATTAGATTTAGAATATGCGCGATTGTTGCGCAATTACAAGCACTGTCGCAATACGATTAGCATTAATACCAAAAATTATCTGGTGACATTGGGGGAGATTGTGAATACACTGCAAGAGCAGGGTTATGATTTACAGGGGGGAGAACTGGATTTTTTCCAAGAATTTGGCACTCGCACTTCTCCCTATTTCCAAACCCGCATAGGGGACGAACTGAACTACTTTGTGGAAGGGTCAAGTTTAGCGGATAAAGCGATCGCCTCCCTTCGGGGTATAGTGGAAATCGAACAGACTCAGCGCGATCGCACCCTACAAGAACAAAACGAGAAACTTCAGGACAAAATCCAAGCCCTTGGGGTTGGCATTGCCACAGGTGCTATTATCGCCTCCACCTCCGCTTTAATCTGGCAAGACCCGGTTTCCTGTCCTTGGTCAAAAACCCCAGTTCAATCCTGCCATCCCTTCATCCTAGCCGTAGGGGTGAGTTTGGTCTTTGCCGTTGCGGCCTGGTGGGGGGCGAAATGCCTCATCGGGTACAATCGCCAGCGAGGACAGGGGGGATAGGGAGTCGGGAGTCGGGAGTCCGGGAACTCTCCCCCCCTGTTCCCTGTTCCCTGAAGAGAGGGAATCGGTGTAGGGGCGCAATGCTTGCGCCCTAGGGAGTCGGGAAAAGGTAAAAGGCAAGAGACAAAAGTTATCAACTCCCCCTCGCCCCCTCCCCCTCTCCCCCTATTCCCCGTTCCCTAGCTTGAGGTCAGACTGTAGATTCTGGCGACTCAGAAGCTAGGGGGGGCTGGGTTTTGGGGGTAGGAGAGGGAGCGGGAGGATTCCCATTTCCCTCGGGACTACTTAAAACCTGTTTGACTTGCCCTAAGAGATTCCCTAATTTCCCCTCATCTAATAGGGTGTTGACGAGGGATAAGCCACTGGTAGACAGGAGGAGTTTACTAATATCTCCCATGTTCCCGTTACCGTTGCCGTTGCTGTTGGGGAAGGCGAAAATCCTCGCATCCCCCAAGACTCCGGGCTGCGGGGCGAGGGCTTTGGCGAGTTCGGGCAGATGATCGGCCACGTCGGGGAAGAGGGTTTTAATTAATTCTGCGGTGCGGTTCGCGTCGCTGAGGGCGTTTTCTGCGTCGATGAGGGCGCGTTTCCCTTCGGCTTCTGCGATCGCCTTATATCGATTCGCCTCCGCTAACGTCCGAATAGACTCGGCTTCAAGTTCCGCCGCTTGCCGCGCAATTTCCGCTTGACGACGACGGCGGAACACATCAATTTCCACCACATTCTGATCGGCGATTTGTTTTTTCTGGGCTTCTTTTTCGGCTTCAATCATAGAGAGGCGACGTTCCCGTTCCGCCTGTTCTACCGCTTGGGCAGTGCGCACCGCCGATTCTGCCTCGGCGCGTTCGGCATCGGCGAGGAATCGTTCTTTTTCTTTGTTGGCAATGGCGATCCCCGCTTCCTGTTGTGCCACGCTCGATTCCTGTTCCGCTAGGGCTACCTCAATTTTCGCCCGCAAGCGAGAAGCGTCTACAGCCTGTTGTCGGGTAATTTCTGCCACTTCGGCCTCTTGTTTCTGAATGGCTTGGGCAACTTTTAGCTTTTTGTTCTGTTCCTCTAGGGCAATATTAGCCGAGATTTGGCTCTGTTGAATGGCCAGTTTTTTCTGAATTTCTTCCTCTTCCACTGCTTGATTTTGCAGGATTTTATTCCGTTCAATTTTCGCCGCTTCTTGGTCTTTCGCTTCTTGAATTTCCCGCTCCCGTTGGGCTTTTAAGGCCTCTAGTTTTTGGTTTTGGGTTAAGCGCAACGACTCGATTTCTTCATGTTGGTTAATCTTGGCGGCTTCTTTGTTTTTGGCAATGGTCAACGATTTCCGCTCGGCATCCAGTTCTTGCTCTTCAATGGTGACACGAGTTGTTAATTCGACTTCCCGTTTTTGTTGAATTGAACGCTGGATTGTTTCGGTTCTCAGCCGCACCCCTTGGGCATCAAAAAAGTTGTTTTCGTCATAAGTATCGCTTTCCTCAATCTCAGAAATGGCGATATTGTTCAACGTTAGACCAACTTTCTTTAAGTCCTGTTGAATTAAGTTCAAAACTTCATCCGCAAACCCTAACTTATCGGAGTCAATTTCGGCTAAACTCTTCCGTTTAGCGGCCGCACGAATGGCATCATCTGCCCGTTTTTCAAGGGCATCTTTAATATCTGTCTCGGAAATCATCCCTTTTTTCGACAAACGAGCGGCCGAAATGCTCACATCTTCTTCATCGGCATTGATACAGACATAAAAGGTGACGCGCATATTCGCCCGCAAATAGTCCTGAGTCCGCACAGCGAGGGGGCCAGTGCGTTCTACATCAATGCTAATCTCCCGTAAGGGTACCCGGGTGAGTTCATGGAAACCGGGCAGCACGACACAACCGCCATTAATAATCACCTTTTTCTGTTTGGTAAATAATCCCCCAGTGCGAACAAAGGCCTCGTTATTGGGGGTGATGTTATACACCAGTTTGTAAGACCACAGGGCGACGACTAACAGGACAAAAATAAATAGAACGGTGCCGGCCGGGACAAATAAACCCGTATTTAAGCCGCCGGGAGTTTGGGCTTGGACGGGGGAGGCTGGTTGGGTTTGAGCCATAATAATTGGCTCGCTTTCTTGAATAGCAACCTGCTCGAAAATTTGATTGTGTTCATCTTCGAGGGTGGGTAAAGATTGGAGTAAATTGAGCCAAAGTTTCATAGAACGTTTCGGTAAATTGGGTTAAGAATCTTGAATTTCTGAGTGATTGGCAAGCCACCGATCTTCATCGGAGCTATCTTTCGCAATCACTTGATAACTATGGGGACGACGATCCACGACAATCACTTTTTGTCCCCGTTGCGGTGCAAAGGTTGCCCAGTCGGGGAGGGTGGCAGCAACAGTCACGAGGTTATGGTTGGGATCTGAAACATCGACTTGACCAATTTTTCCCTCTGTAATGGGG contains the following coding sequences:
- a CDS encoding SPFH domain-containing protein, with product MKLWLNLLQSLPTLEDEHNQIFEQVAIQESEPIIMAQTQPASPVQAQTPGGLNTGLFVPAGTVLFIFVLLVVALWSYKLVYNITPNNEAFVRTGGLFTKQKKVIINGGCVVLPGFHELTRVPLREISIDVERTGPLAVRTQDYLRANMRVTFYVCINADEEDVSISAARLSKKGMISETDIKDALEKRADDAIRAAAKRKSLAEIDSDKLGFADEVLNLIQQDLKKVGLTLNNIAISEIEESDTYDENNFFDAQGVRLRTETIQRSIQQKREVELTTRVTIEEQELDAERKSLTIAKNKEAAKINQHEEIESLRLTQNQKLEALKAQREREIQEAKDQEAAKIERNKILQNQAVEEEEIQKKLAIQQSQISANIALEEQNKKLKVAQAIQKQEAEVAEITRQQAVDASRLRAKIEVALAEQESSVAQQEAGIAIANKEKERFLADAERAEAESAVRTAQAVEQAERERRLSMIEAEKEAQKKQIADQNVVEIDVFRRRRQAEIARQAAELEAESIRTLAEANRYKAIAEAEGKRALIDAENALSDANRTAELIKTLFPDVADHLPELAKALAPQPGVLGDARIFAFPNSNGNGNGNMGDISKLLLSTSGLSLVNTLLDEGKLGNLLGQVKQVLSSPEGNGNPPAPSPTPKTQPPLASESPESTV